Proteins from a single region of Macrotis lagotis isolate mMagLag1 chromosome 2, bilby.v1.9.chrom.fasta, whole genome shotgun sequence:
- the LOC141511593 gene encoding olfactory receptor 6C4-like, producing MKNLTILTEFTLLGLTDAPELQVAIFLFLFFTYLFSIFGNLTIITLTLLDSHLQTPMYFFLRNFSFLEISFTTVFTPRLLFSLITGNKTISFVGCFTQYFFAIFLGATEFYLLAAMSYDRYVAICKPLHYTTIMNSKVCNLLVLCSWLSGFLIILSPIILTSHLDFCASNVLNHYYCDYGPLLKISCSDTTLLEIVDFILALVTLITTLVLVILSYTNIIQTILRFPSAQQKKKAFSTCFSHMIVVSLSYGSCIFMYVKPSSQENVAFNKGVAVLNTSVAPLLNPFIYTLRNKQVIQAFKDMTQKIMSI from the coding sequence ATGAAAAATCTCACCATACTAACGGAGTTTACCCTTCTGGGACTGACAGATGCCCCTGAATTACAAGTTGCAatattcctcttcctctttttcaccTATTTGTTCAGCATTTTTGGTAATTTGACCATCATCACCCTTACCCTGCTGGACTCCCATCTCCAGACCcccatgtattttttcctccGCAATTTCTCCTTCTTAGAAATTTCATTCACAACTGTTTTTACTCCCAGACTCTTGTTCAGTCTTATAacaggaaacaaaactatcagtTTTGTTGGCTGCTTCACTCAGTACTTTTTTGCTATATTTCTGGGAGCAACAGAGTTTTACCTTCTAGCTGCCATGTCCTATGATCGCTATGTGGCCATCTGCAAACCTCTACATTACACTACCATAATGAACAGCAAAGTCTGCAATCTACTTGTCTTGTGCTCTTGGCTGTCTggattcttaattattttatcacCAATCATCCTGACAAGCCATCTGGATTTCTGTGCATCCAATGTGCTTAACCATTATTATTGTGACTATGGGCCCCTCTTGAAGATTTCTTGTTCTGACACAACCCTTTTAGAGATAGTCGATTTTATTCTAGCACTGGTAACACTGATAACAACCCTTGTGCTTGTGATTCTCTCCTATACAAACATCATCCAGACAATACTTAGGTTTCCCTCTGcccagcaaaagaaaaaagcctTTTCCACCTGCTTCTCCCACATGATCGTTGTCTCCCTATCTTATGGTAGCTGCATCTTCATGTATGTTAAACCATCATCACAGGAAAATGTTGCTTTCAACAAAGGAGTAGCTGTACTTAATACCTCAGTTGCCCCCTTACTTAATCCTTTCATTTATACTCTAAGAAACAAGCAAGTGATACAAGCATTCAAGGACATGACCCAAAAAATCATGAGTATTTGA